Within the Kluyveromyces lactis strain NRRL Y-1140 chromosome A complete sequence genome, the region AGACCAGGGACAATCTTCGATTATCGATGTCTATACGTCCAGTTGTACTGGATGATGTCGGAGAAACatcatttgaagatgttgaaagCACATTTACTTATAAAGATGATATAGAGGTACCGAGATTGGCACCTAATTCAGCTACATCCACAACTACGGAAAATACCACATTCTCTAAGGATAAGAGGTATTCATCACACACGGAACTGGCGAGCGAtcttgatgatgatatgaaCTATAACAgtgattttgaagagtACCAAAATGGTACAGACCTACCTCTTGCTGTGGATAGACGATTTAGGGAAAGTTCGGATCAGGACGAGCTAGCTGATTTGCAAGAACAACTGGAGAAGAAGCTATCATTGAACCTGAGAAATTCTAAGACCGGTGGTGGTAGTGGTACTAGAAATGTGGATCAATATATAAACCATGCGGGACTAGTGCGGCCATCGTTGAAGGATTCGGTACGACAGCGTAGATCGATGGTCGATTTGGCAACCCGTAGTAAAGGTAATATTACAAGCTTGAATTCACAGCAATCGCGTCGAGTACCGAACAGCAGGTCTTATATGAACCTTAGACCCAGTTCTGGTCGAACTCTCAGTTATAAGTCATCTATGCCATCGTTAATGAGGTTCAACCGTCAAGATGTGTTACTTGAGgacgaagatgacgaagatgacgatgaagatgaagatgatgaaccCTATCCATATGTGCCCAGAGTTAGAAGGAGTTACAGGGATCTTGGACCAAGGTTTGGTGAAAGAACTGATGACGGTAACGTTGTCCAAGACATTGCTGTTGAGGCTACAGAAATGGCTAATAATGGAGACGACGATGACGATAATTTCGGTAatgattttgaaggaattgacGATAACTTCCAGTTCGCTACtaataacaacaataaCTTTTCAGCATTTGATCCAACATTACGTTTATCACCCTCAGAGTATGATATCGAACATGATGACACTTTATTAACACCACAGCTGCATAAGAAGCATTATGCGTTCGACGCTCCGTTGGATTCGTATAGGGAAGCTCGTCAACAACGGGGTACGGCAAAACAGGCcgctgctgctgctgctgttaACAGACGTAATTCTACAAGAGCTCGTGCTCGTTTAAAGACAATAAgacaagaaattgatctCAACACGCCGTTGAAAAGAGGTAAGATGAAATACAACCCAAGGGAGAAACGATGGGATGGTAATGAGGATATTTTAAGCAGTTTCGAtaacattgaaaatgtcGATCGGAAAGCGtttatcatcaagaacaaaaggTCAAAGTCTCCGTTGAAGACTTCGTCCTCTACTCAAATAGCGGCATCAGGGACGAATGCGGCCTCCTCAAATTCTCAGCATGGGAAGGTCGTGGGAAAAATGAgatttgatgaaaagaacCTAAGATGGCTACGAGTTGATGGtactgaagaagatccGTTTCATGGTATCACAGACTTGATGCCAAGATCTCAATCTTCACCTACCAAGAACGTCAAATTCCAATCACAAGGACATTCTGGTAACATTCTTCGATCACAGTCTCAACTGCCGTTCGGAAGAGATGAGCATGGAAATAGATTTATCTCTTCAGAATCCACACGATTCCACTCTTTGACTACAAACTCAACCACAGATCCTACGTACCAAATTACAAGCAAACAATTAGAGAAGTTTTACCATGAAGAGAATAAATGGAGCAGGAAGGTAGGTGGATGGTTCATTCTTGGTGATAAATCTAGAGACACTGGTTCCGCAGACCAGTCACATACCAGTTTAAATGACAAATCATACATGTACGAAATCAGGAATATGGTTATCTCATCAGCGCGTAACTGATTCTGAATCAGTGTCCTGACATGTGTCACCTACTATAGCATTTAATTTATTCAGAGACAATAACTATACATATAAAAAATCATCTTTTATGATAGAACGGAATAATCTCTCTAACATAACATCTAGGTCATTCTATGTTACAAAGCCTATCGCACTACATATTCGGCACTGATTTCCTTAATATAGTCCCTTTAAAACCATCGGTTTTTGTTCAGAATTCGATTATAGATCACGGTCAAAGAATCTTTTTATAGGAAATCAACATTTCCTTATATAACAACATTAGTTTTAAGATGAAACACGAAAGTAAATAACAACAGTTGGAGGTTTAGAATAGTCTATTTGGTACTTAAGAGACATTATATTGGTGGTATCATTGTATCCCATATCAGAATCAATTTTGGAGCTCCCAATCAGtatctttttgttttatctATGGTATATGATTCACTTTGAGATTATTTATAGATACTTGCAAAGACTGATCTGTTTAGTCGAATAACCTGAGTGCATTCCCTCTTCTAATAtgtttgataatgatagAAAGTTGGATCTTAACTCTAAGACCTTTGATGTGCTTGATCTCGAGCTGTTCAAGAACTATAGATTCAAAACTGTGGTGAGTTATGTGTTCATCTTTTGGGGCTTAACAATTTTAAAAGTGGTACTCTTCGCATCAGACATCTATACATGTATCAAGCTATTagctttcaattcttggtCCAATAATATTATAAAACCATACCTCTCGTTTAAGATCTCGAAATGGCTGTTCAGCGGTTGTATTCTAGCATCTATCGCTTTAATGTTATGGGAAGTTATCAATGGGATACGTATCTATAGAACAAGAAGTATTGCATTAACTTACGTCAACAATTTCTCCAGGATGGTAAATTCAATCACCAACTATAACATATTCTGCGTATACAATAAGATCACTCCAAAGGGACGGTTCCAAAAGATATCTTTTTACACATTCTTCGAATTTAAAGACTGTGTTCGACTTCTATTTACGGACACTCCGAGACAAGTGATTAACGGATTGACCTTATGGTCAGTTTTGGTCACAAACAACAATGGAGCAAACTTAGGACAGTTGGAGAATTTTGATGGGCTCATCACGAAGATAAAGATCATCGCTGATACTAATCATCAGGAAGCTGTGCTATTGTCGTTTATGCTTTTATCATTTGCTATTTGGACTGTGTTCATGGCTAAACTTATCGTGGCAGTCATATTTGCACCATTCGTATACCATACCATTTATTCAAACTACTCTGTACGGGGTCTAAAAGAGCTTGTTTGCACAACAGTGAACAAGAGAGTCGACGAATTGGTGGAAAAATATAAATGGaagaaagatcaaaaaaCTGCATTGCAAAAGGGACTAATCGATGGCATAACGGTACCCtcatttgatgatattgagAAAAGCACGACTAATGATACTCAGTTTCACTTTGACTATACATCCCGTGGAACATCAAATACTTTGGCAATGTCCAATTATAAACTGGGCAATTCGTCCACATCGGACCAATTATCCCGGAAATTCGTTCCAGTACCGTTTACCTCAGTCATTAATCAAGATGCGGATAGAAGTACAGAATTTCTTCCGCCACCAAGAACAGTGTTC harbors:
- the BFA1 gene encoding Bfa1p (some similarities with uniprot|P47113 Saccharomyces cerevisiae YJR053W BFA1 Component of the GTPase-activating Bfa1p-Bub2p complex involved in multiple cell cycle checkpoint pathways that control exit from mitosis); amino-acid sequence: MSIRPVVLDDVGETSFEDVESTFTYKDDIEVPRLAPNSATSTTTENTTFSKDKRYSSHTELASDLDDDMNYNSDFEEYQNGTDLPLAVDRRFRESSDQDELADLQEQLEKKLSLNLRNSKTGGGSGTRNVDQYINHAGLVRPSLKDSVRQRRSMVDLATRSKGNITSLNSQQSRRVPNSRSYMNLRPSSGRTLSYKSSMPSLMRFNRQDVLLEDEDDEDDDEDEDDEPYPYVPRVRRSYRDLGPRFGERTDDGNVVQDIAVEATEMANNGDDDDDNFGNDFEGIDDNFQFATNNNNNFSAFDPTLRLSPSEYDIEHDDTLLTPQLHKKHYAFDAPLDSYREARQQRGTAKQAAAAAAVNRRNSTRARARLKTIRQEIDLNTPLKRGKMKYNPREKRWDGNEDILSSFDNIENVDRKAFIIKNKRSKSPLKTSSSTQIAASGTNAASSNSQHGKVVGKMRFDEKNLRWLRVDGTEEDPFHGITDLMPRSQSSPTKNVKFQSQGHSGNILRSQSQLPFGRDEHGNRFISSESTRFHSLTTNSTTDPTYQITSKQLEKFYHEENKWSRKVGGWFILGDKSRDTGSADQSHTSLNDKSYMYEIRNMVISSARN
- the PRM6 gene encoding pheromone-regulated K(+) transporter PRM6 (some similarities with uniprot|P47114 Saccharomyces cerevisiae YJR054W Vacuolar protein of unknown function potential Cdc28p substrate); its protein translation is MFDNDRKLDLNSKTFDVLDLELFKNYRFKTVVSYVFIFWGLTILKVVLFASDIYTCIKLLAFNSWSNNIIKPYLSFKISKWLFSGCILASIALMLWEVINGIRIYRTRSIALTYVNNFSRMVNSITNYNIFCVYNKITPKGRFQKISFYTFFEFKDCVRLLFTDTPRQVINGLTLWSVLVTNNNGANLGQLENFDGLITKIKIIADTNHQEAVLLSFMLLSFAIWTVFMAKLIVAVIFAPFVYHTIYSNYSVRGLKELVCTTVNKRVDELVEKYKWKKDQKTALQKGLIDGITVPSFDDIEKSTTNDTQFHFDYTSRGTSNTLAMSNYKLGNSSTSDQLSRKFVPVPFTSVINQDADRSTEFLPPPRTVFPSQLGSRPKPNSEPTLAPAVNPFRSKPLNETTDSLDSTLNGSNVESAFNSKRTFVKQLTLEKTDSDPDFGQKINDIVDDYGDDTESLLVPHNPFSSSKSHVTTPDRVYFNDDTPLPARSTSIMDRRLRMETEDYAVYAERFNMSRR